A window of the Dunckerocampus dactyliophorus isolate RoL2022-P2 chromosome 19, RoL_Ddac_1.1, whole genome shotgun sequence genome harbors these coding sequences:
- the opn8c gene encoding opsin 8, group member c has product MHCGVCAVLAFTFSGREDSRDLVQMLLNCTSDNRTGSLFTSKLSAAADMCVGLAILSVVVLSVLGNGVVLVICYRRRKKMAGTELLCVNLAVVDFLCCVCFYPLSILSSFRHAWLGGNFTCVYYGLGCFIFGLCGMFTIAAISVFRYLKMCYNLVYAVWLEGTNIQLVCCGIWLVATVWSSFPLFGWGEYVPEPYGLSCTVAWRGYHTSTKDAFYVICSFICFTLLPVLLIVVSQCQIIYKVSRFSYALSARGIQNNLRHAEKRLSMVSFVYCLCQICCYVRGVITFMGILLVGYAEGKIRLMGLKKQQGYSISSPHTAFSRVSP; this is encoded by the exons ATGCACTGTGGAGTGTGTGCAGTTCTGGCGTTTACTTTCAGTGGCAGAGAAGACTCGAGGGACTTGGTTCAAATGCTCCTGAACTGCACGTCGGACAACCGGACCGGCTCTTTGTTCACCTCCAAACTGAGCGCCGCTGCAGACATGTGTGTGGGCCTGGCCATCCTCTCCGTGG ttgtgttgtcagttcTCGGCAATGGCGTTGTCCTGGTGATCTGTTACCGCCGCCGCAAGAAGATGGCGGGCACCGAGCTCCTCTGCGTCAACCTGGCCGTGGTGGACTTCCTGTGCTGCGTCTGCTTCTACCCGCTCTCCATTCTGTCATCCTTCCGACACGCGTGGCTCGGAGGAAACTTCACGTGCGTTTACTACGGCCTGGGATGCTTCATCTTCGGCCTGTGCGGCATGTTCACCATCGCCGCCATCAGCGTCTTCCGCTACCTGAAGATGTGTTACAACTTGGTTTATG CTGTGTGGCTGGAAGGCACCAACATCCAGCTGGTGTGTTGCGGCATCTGGCTGGTGGCCACAGTGTGGTCCAGCTTCCCTCTCTTCGGCTGGGGCGAGTATGTCCCCGAGCCCTACGGACTGTCCTGCACCGTCGCCTGGCGCGGTTACCACACCTCCACTAAGGACGCCTTCTACGTCATCTGCTCCTTCATCTGTTTCACGCTGCTGCCCGTCCTGCTCATCGTGGTGTCCCAATGCCAGATCATCTACAAGGTGTCACGCTTTTCATACGCGCTGTCGGCACGAGGCATTCAGAACAACCTGCGGCATGCTGAGAAACGACTCTCCATGGTCAGCTTCGTTTACTGTCTTTGTCAGATATGCTGTTATGTGAGGGGGGTGATCACTTTTATGGGGATACTGTTGGTCGGTTACGCAGAAGGGAAAATACGTTTGAtgggattaaaaaaacaacaaggctACTCCATTAGCAGCCCACATACAGCATTTTCTAGGGTCTCACCATAG